One region of Pseudomonas alvandae genomic DNA includes:
- a CDS encoding esterase/lipase family protein: protein MSQRCATRYPLVLVPGMLGFIRLVLYPYWYGIVEALRRDGAVVIPVKVSPLHSSEVRGEQLLARIEEVLKQTGAQKVNLIGHSQGSLTARYAAAKRPDLVASVTSVAGTNHGSELADYLQTHYPADSAKGRLLSALLRLINVLMCLLDTGYRGPRLPTDLDASHASLTTAGVALFNERYPQGLPSTWGGHGPEEVNGVRYYSWSGTLQPGKTDRGRNLFDGTNRSCRLFARTFVREAGQCDGMVGRYSSHLGTVIRDDYPLDHFDIVNQSLGLVGRGAEPIRLFVEHAERLKAAGV from the coding sequence ATGTCGCAACGCTGTGCCACTCGCTACCCGCTGGTACTGGTCCCGGGCATGCTCGGTTTCATTCGCCTGGTCTTGTATCCGTACTGGTATGGCATCGTGGAGGCGTTGCGCCGGGACGGGGCGGTGGTGATCCCGGTGAAGGTCTCACCCCTGCATTCCTCCGAGGTGCGCGGTGAGCAGTTGTTGGCGCGGATTGAAGAAGTGCTGAAGCAAACCGGCGCGCAGAAGGTCAACCTGATCGGCCACAGCCAAGGCAGTCTGACCGCTCGCTATGCCGCCGCCAAGCGTCCGGACCTGGTGGCGTCGGTCACGTCGGTGGCCGGCACCAACCACGGTTCCGAATTGGCCGATTACCTGCAGACCCACTACCCGGCCGACAGCGCCAAGGGGCGGTTGCTCAGTGCCCTGCTGCGACTGATCAACGTGCTGATGTGCTTGCTGGACACCGGCTATCGCGGGCCACGGCTGCCAACTGACCTCGATGCCTCCCATGCCTCGCTGACGACGGCCGGAGTGGCGCTGTTCAATGAACGTTATCCACAGGGCTTGCCTTCCACTTGGGGTGGGCACGGCCCGGAAGAGGTCAATGGCGTGCGTTATTACTCCTGGTCCGGAACGTTGCAGCCGGGCAAGACCGACAGGGGCCGCAACCTGTTCGACGGCACGAACCGAAGTTGCCGGCTGTTTGCCCGGACCTTCGTGCGCGAGGCGGGGCAGTGTGATGGCATGGTCGGGCGCTACAGTTCGCACCTGGGCACGGTGATTCGTGATGACTATCCACTGGACCATTTCGACATCGTCAATCAGTCTCTGGGGTTGGTGGGCCGGGGGGCGGAGCCGATCCGGTTGTTTGTCGAGCATGCCGAGCGGTTGAAGGCTGCTGGGGTGTAG
- a CDS encoding PsiF family protein — translation MKMLRVPLLMIGLLLCSQGFAATAQQTKMTTCNADATAKALKGDERKAFMSNCLKAAPAAAATPSTPQERMKSCNATATEQALKGDARKTFMSECLKKK, via the coding sequence ATGAAGATGCTCCGTGTGCCTTTGTTGATGATCGGTTTGCTGCTCTGTTCCCAAGGCTTCGCCGCCACGGCCCAGCAAACCAAGATGACCACCTGCAACGCGGACGCCACCGCCAAGGCGCTCAAGGGCGATGAACGCAAAGCATTCATGAGCAACTGCCTGAAGGCCGCTCCGGCCGCCGCTGCTACCCCCAGCACGCCTCAGGAGCGCATGAAGTCCTGTAACGCCACCGCCACCGAGCAGGCGCTGAAGGGTGACGCTCGCAAGACGTTCATGAGCGAGTGCCTGAAGAAAAAATAA
- a CDS encoding AI-2E family transporter, with product MPTFSQRHVLLVISWVIIFGGLLLVLPLRLLPSLLAGLLVFELVNMLTPQLQRLIEGRRARWLAVALLGTLVVSVLSLIFAGAISFLLHEAENPGASLDKFMGVVDRARGQLPPFIDAYLPASAAEFRVAISDWVSKHLSDLQLVGKDAAHMFVTLLIGMVLGAIIALQRIPDLTKRKPLAAALFDRLNLLVKAFRNIVFAQIKISMLNTFFTGIFLAVVLPLFGIHLPLTKTLIVMTFLLGLLPVIGNLMSNTLITIVALSLSIWVAVAALGYLIVIHKLEYFLNARIVGGQISAKSWELLMAMLVFEAAFGLPGVVAGPIYYAYLKSELKQVGMV from the coding sequence ATGCCAACGTTTTCTCAGCGTCATGTGTTGTTGGTGATCAGTTGGGTGATCATTTTTGGTGGGTTGTTGCTGGTGTTGCCGCTGCGCCTGTTGCCGAGCCTGTTGGCCGGGTTGCTGGTGTTCGAACTGGTCAACATGCTCACCCCGCAGTTGCAACGACTGATCGAAGGCCGGCGTGCCCGCTGGCTGGCGGTGGCCTTGCTGGGCACGCTGGTGGTGAGCGTGCTGTCGCTGATCTTCGCCGGAGCCATCAGCTTCCTGCTGCATGAAGCAGAGAACCCAGGCGCATCCCTCGATAAATTCATGGGCGTGGTCGACCGCGCCCGCGGCCAATTGCCGCCGTTCATCGATGCCTACCTGCCGGCCAGCGCGGCCGAGTTCCGGGTGGCGATCAGTGATTGGGTGAGCAAACATCTGAGCGACTTGCAGTTGGTGGGCAAGGACGCGGCCCACATGTTCGTGACGCTGCTGATCGGCATGGTGCTGGGAGCGATCATTGCCTTGCAGCGCATCCCCGACCTGACCAAGCGCAAACCCCTGGCCGCCGCGCTGTTCGATCGCTTGAACCTGCTGGTCAAGGCGTTTCGCAACATCGTATTCGCCCAGATCAAGATTTCCATGCTCAACACGTTCTTCACCGGGATCTTCCTGGCGGTGGTGCTGCCGCTGTTCGGTATCCACCTGCCGCTGACCAAGACGCTGATCGTGATGACGTTCCTGCTGGGGCTGTTGCCGGTGATCGGCAACCTGATGTCCAACACGCTGATCACCATCGTCGCGCTGTCGCTATCGATCTGGGTGGCGGTGGCGGCGCTGGGTTACCTGATCGTGATCCACAAGCTCGAATACTTCCTCAACGCCCGCATCGTCGGCGGGCAGATCAGCGCCAAGTCGTGGGAATTGCTCATGGCAATGCTGGTGTTCGAAGCCGCGTTCGGCCTGCCGGGGGTGGTGGCGGGGCCTATCTACTATGCGTATCTCAAGAGTGAGTTGAAGCAGGTGGGGATGGTGTAG
- a CDS encoding Hsp70 family protein, whose product MKNVSPARACGIDFGTSNSTVGWLRPGMETLIALEDDKITLPSVVFFNQEERRPVYGRLALHEYLEGYEGRLMRSLKSLLGSKLIKHDTSVLGTAMPFKDLLGLFIGQLKKRAEAAAGREFEEVVLGRPVFFVDDDELADQEAENTLVDVARAIGFKEVSFQYEPIAAAFDYESTIEKEELVLIVDIGGGTSDFSLVRLSPERRMHDNRHADILATGGVHIGGTDFDKQLSLQGLMPLFGYGSRMKSGAYMPTSHHMNLATWHTINAVYSQKSTLALGSMRYDIEDTGGIDRLFKLIEQRAGHWLAMEVEETKIQLTHADQRHVALDRIEPGLSVDLSRALFESAIDGLLERVRGSVTQLLNDANVRVDQVDTVFFTGGSSGIPALRNSVSAMLPQARHVEGNIFGSIGSGLAIEAMKRYG is encoded by the coding sequence ATGAAAAACGTATCCCCGGCCCGTGCCTGCGGCATTGACTTCGGCACGTCCAACTCCACCGTCGGCTGGCTGCGCCCCGGCATGGAAACGTTGATCGCGCTGGAGGACGACAAGATCACCCTGCCCTCGGTGGTCTTTTTCAATCAGGAAGAGCGCCGTCCGGTGTACGGCCGCCTGGCCCTGCACGAATACCTGGAAGGCTACGAAGGCCGGCTGATGCGCTCGCTCAAGAGTCTGCTGGGCTCCAAGCTGATCAAGCACGACACCAGCGTCCTTGGCACGGCCATGCCGTTCAAGGACTTGCTGGGATTGTTCATCGGCCAGTTGAAGAAGCGTGCCGAAGCCGCCGCCGGTCGGGAATTCGAGGAAGTGGTGCTGGGCCGCCCGGTGTTTTTCGTCGATGACGACGAGCTGGCGGACCAAGAAGCGGAAAACACCTTGGTCGACGTGGCCCGCGCCATCGGTTTCAAGGAAGTCTCCTTCCAGTACGAACCCATCGCGGCGGCCTTCGATTATGAATCGACCATCGAGAAAGAAGAGCTGGTGCTGATCGTCGACATCGGCGGCGGTACCTCGGACTTTTCCCTGGTGCGCCTGTCGCCCGAACGGCGCATGCACGACAACCGCCACGCAGACATCCTGGCCACCGGCGGCGTGCACATCGGCGGGACCGACTTCGACAAGCAACTCAGCCTGCAAGGCCTGATGCCGCTGTTCGGCTACGGCAGCCGCATGAAAAGCGGCGCCTACATGCCCACCAGCCACCACATGAACCTGGCGACCTGGCACACCATCAACGCGGTGTATTCGCAGAAATCCACCCTCGCCCTGGGCAGCATGCGCTACGACATCGAAGACACCGGCGGCATCGACCGGCTGTTCAAGTTGATCGAACAGCGTGCCGGGCATTGGCTGGCGATGGAAGTGGAAGAAACCAAGATCCAGCTGACCCACGCCGACCAGCGCCACGTGGCCCTGGACCGGATCGAACCGGGCCTGAGCGTGGACCTGAGCCGAGCCTTGTTCGAGTCGGCCATCGACGGCTTGCTTGAGCGGGTACGCGGCAGCGTCACGCAGTTGCTCAACGATGCCAACGTGCGGGTTGATCAGGTCGATACGGTGTTCTTCACCGGCGGCTCCAGCGGCATCCCGGCGCTACGCAACAGCGTCTCGGCGATGCTGCCCCAGGCGCGGCATGTGGAAGGCAATATCTTCGGCAGTATCGGCAGCGGGTTGGCGATCGAGGCGATGAAGCGGTATGGGTGA
- a CDS encoding DnaJ C-terminal domain-containing protein, producing the protein MDFKDYYKILGVEPTADDATIKAAYRKLARKYHPDVSKEKDAETKFKDVSEAYEALKSADKRAEYDDLRRYGQHGQPFQGPPGWQSRGGFGGQDTGDFSDFFSSIFGNRGPGFGGGQSGRSAGRRGQDVEMELPIFLEETLSNESKKVSFQVPQYNAAGQHVSNTSKSLNVKIPLGVTDGERIRLKGQGAPGIGGGANGDLYLTIRFAPHPKFDVEGQDLIITLPLAPWELALGTEVAVPTLTGKINLKVPAGSQNGQRMRAKGHGLRNKAGERGYLFVQLKAVMPKASDESVKALWAELAKKAAFDPRENF; encoded by the coding sequence ATGGACTTCAAAGACTATTACAAGATCCTGGGTGTTGAGCCGACGGCCGACGATGCCACGATCAAGGCCGCCTATCGAAAGTTGGCGCGCAAATACCACCCGGACGTGAGCAAGGAGAAAGACGCCGAGACCAAATTCAAGGACGTCTCCGAAGCCTATGAAGCGCTGAAAAGCGCTGACAAGCGCGCCGAATACGACGACTTGCGCCGGTACGGCCAGCACGGCCAGCCGTTCCAGGGCCCACCGGGTTGGCAGAGCCGTGGCGGTTTTGGTGGCCAGGACACCGGGGATTTCTCGGACTTCTTCAGTTCGATCTTTGGTAATCGCGGGCCGGGTTTCGGCGGCGGACAATCGGGTCGCAGTGCCGGCCGTCGGGGACAAGACGTGGAAATGGAATTACCGATCTTCCTGGAAGAAACCCTGTCGAACGAATCGAAAAAGGTCAGCTTCCAGGTGCCGCAATACAACGCGGCGGGCCAGCACGTGAGCAATACCAGCAAGAGCCTGAACGTGAAGATCCCGCTGGGGGTGACCGACGGCGAGCGTATCCGCCTCAAGGGCCAGGGCGCGCCGGGCATCGGCGGCGGTGCCAATGGCGACTTGTACCTGACCATTCGTTTCGCCCCGCACCCCAAGTTCGATGTCGAAGGCCAGGACCTGATCATCACCTTGCCCCTGGCTCCGTGGGAATTGGCCCTGGGCACCGAAGTGGCAGTGCCGACCCTCACCGGCAAGATCAACCTCAAGGTCCCGGCCGGCAGCCAGAACGGCCAGCGCATGCGCGCCAAGGGCCACGGCTTGCGCAACAAGGCCGGTGAGCGCGGCTATTTGTTTGTTCAGCTCAAGGCCGTGATGCCCAAGGCCAGCGATGAGTCGGTCAAGGCATTGTGGGCCGAGCTGGCGAAGAAAGCCGCGTTCGACCCGCGGGAGAACTTCTGA
- a CDS encoding chaperone modulator CbpM, whose product MNNPIIELNLMEFCEAAALADVHVIEIVEHGILEPHGTAPTDWRFTDYELVLARRAAKLRRELELEWEGVALALDLLEEVQQLRSENRMLKQRLGRLVE is encoded by the coding sequence ATGAACAACCCGATCATTGAACTGAACCTGATGGAATTCTGTGAGGCCGCCGCATTGGCCGATGTCCATGTAATCGAAATCGTCGAACATGGCATCCTCGAACCTCACGGCACGGCCCCCACGGACTGGCGTTTTACTGATTACGAATTGGTCCTGGCCCGGCGTGCAGCCAAGCTGCGCCGGGAGTTGGAGCTGGAATGGGAAGGCGTCGCCCTGGCGCTGGACCTGCTGGAAGAAGTCCAGCAACTGCGCAGTGAAAACCGCATGCTCAAGCAGCGGTTGGGGCGGTTGGTGGAGTAG
- the ureC gene encoding urease subunit alpha, with product MKISRQAYADMFGPTVGDKVRLADTELWIEVEKDFTTYGEEVKFGGGKVIRDGMGQSQLLAAEVVDTLITNALIIDHWGIVKADVGLKDGRIAAIGKAGNPDIQPDVTIAIGASTEVIAGEGMILTAGGIDTHIHFICPQQIEEALMSGVTTMIGGGTGPATGTNATTCTSGPWHLARMLQAADAFAMNIGFTGKGNASLPEPLVEQVKAGAIGLKLHEDWGTTPAAIDNCLSVADQYDVQVAIHTDTLNESGFVETTLAAFKGRTIHTYHTEGAGGGHAPDIIKACGFPNVLPSSTNPTRPFTRNTIDEHLDMLMVCHHLDPSIAEDVAFAESRIRRETIAAEDILHDLGAFSMISSDSQAMGRVGEVITRTWQTADKMKKQRGALPGDGEGNDNFRIKRYIAKYTINPAITHGVSHEVGSIEVGKWADLVLWRPAFFGVKPTLILKGGAIAASLMGDANASIPTPQPVHYRPMFASFGGSRHATSLTFISQAAAEAGLPEQLGLKKKIAVVKGCRDVQKTDLIHNDYLPSIDVDPQTYQVKADGVLLWCEPAEVLPMAQRYFLF from the coding sequence ATGAAGATTTCGAGACAAGCCTACGCCGACATGTTCGGCCCCACCGTCGGCGACAAGGTCCGCCTGGCCGACACCGAGTTGTGGATCGAAGTGGAGAAGGACTTCACCACCTACGGCGAAGAAGTGAAATTCGGCGGCGGCAAGGTGATTCGCGACGGCATGGGCCAGAGCCAATTGTTGGCCGCCGAGGTCGTCGACACGCTGATCACCAACGCGCTGATCATCGATCACTGGGGCATCGTCAAGGCCGATGTCGGCCTCAAGGACGGGCGCATCGCGGCGATCGGCAAGGCCGGCAACCCGGACATCCAGCCCGACGTGACCATCGCCATCGGCGCCAGCACCGAAGTGATTGCCGGTGAAGGCATGATCCTCACCGCTGGCGGGATCGACACCCATATCCACTTCATCTGCCCTCAGCAGATCGAAGAAGCGCTGATGAGCGGCGTCACCACCATGATCGGTGGCGGCACGGGCCCGGCCACCGGGACCAACGCCACCACCTGCACCTCCGGGCCGTGGCACCTCGCGCGGATGCTGCAAGCCGCCGATGCCTTTGCGATGAACATCGGCTTCACCGGCAAGGGCAACGCCAGCCTGCCGGAGCCGCTGGTCGAACAGGTCAAGGCCGGCGCCATCGGACTGAAGCTGCACGAAGACTGGGGCACCACCCCGGCGGCCATCGACAACTGCCTGAGCGTGGCCGACCAGTACGACGTGCAGGTGGCCATCCACACCGACACCCTCAACGAATCCGGTTTCGTCGAGACCACCCTGGCCGCGTTCAAGGGCCGCACCATCCACACCTACCACACCGAAGGCGCCGGTGGCGGCCATGCGCCGGACATCATCAAGGCTTGCGGCTTCCCTAACGTGCTGCCCAGCTCCACCAACCCGACCCGGCCGTTCACCCGCAACACCATCGATGAACACCTGGACATGTTGATGGTCTGCCATCACCTGGACCCGAGCATCGCCGAGGACGTGGCATTCGCCGAAAGCCGCATCCGCCGCGAGACCATCGCCGCCGAAGACATCCTCCACGACCTCGGCGCCTTCTCGATGATCAGCTCCGACAGCCAGGCCATGGGCCGGGTCGGCGAAGTCATCACGCGCACCTGGCAGACCGCCGACAAGATGAAAAAGCAACGCGGCGCCCTCCCCGGCGACGGCGAAGGCAACGACAACTTCCGCATCAAGCGCTACATCGCCAAATACACCATCAACCCGGCGATCACCCACGGCGTCAGCCATGAAGTGGGTTCCATCGAGGTGGGCAAGTGGGCCGACCTGGTGCTGTGGCGCCCGGCGTTCTTTGGGGTCAAGCCGACGCTGATCCTCAAGGGCGGGGCGATTGCCGCCAGCCTGATGGGCGACGCCAACGCCTCGATCCCGACGCCACAACCGGTGCACTACCGGCCGATGTTTGCCAGCTTCGGCGGCTCGCGACACGCCACCAGCCTGACCTTCATCAGCCAGGCTGCTGCCGAGGCCGGGTTGCCGGAACAGCTTGGGCTGAAGAAAAAAATCGCAGTGGTCAAAGGCTGCCGCGATGTGCAGAAAACCGACCTGATCCACAACGACTACCTGCCGAGCATCGACGTCGACCCCCAGACCTACCAGGTCAAGGCCGACGGCGTGCTGTTGTGGTGTGAACCGGCCGAAGTGTTGCCGATGGCGCAGCGCTATTTTCTGTTTTGA
- a CDS encoding urease subunit beta has translation MIPGQYQVQPGDIELNVGRRTLTLNVANSGDRPIQVGSHYHFFETNDALTFDRAASRGMRLNIPAGTAVRFEPGQSREVELVELAGHRRVFGFAGRVMGDL, from the coding sequence ATGATTCCAGGGCAATACCAGGTCCAACCCGGCGACATCGAGCTCAACGTCGGCCGCCGCACGCTCACGTTGAATGTCGCCAACAGCGGCGACCGGCCGATCCAGGTCGGCTCGCACTATCACTTCTTCGAAACCAACGACGCCCTGACCTTCGACCGCGCCGCCAGCCGTGGCATGCGCCTGAACATCCCGGCGGGCACGGCGGTGCGCTTCGAGCCGGGGCAGAGTCGGGAAGTCGAACTTGTCGAACTGGCCGGGCATCGCCGGGTGTTCGGGTTTGCCGGGCGGGTCATGGGCGACCTTTAA
- a CDS encoding GNAT family N-acetyltransferase: MNAAQLRRVHAESFAHYRQGLIDLLLDAVGYGASVGFMADLDAVQARTYFDEVQASLNQGHLLLWVVVKDEQVQASVQLALCQKPNGRNRAEVQKLLVRGEARRRGLGQQLMSALELGARQHKRGLLYLDTEAGSEAEAFYRAMGYIRVGELPDYCQSPDGTYTPTAIYYKLLGQPQ; this comes from the coding sequence ATGAACGCCGCCCAGTTGCGTCGAGTCCACGCTGAAAGCTTTGCGCACTATCGCCAGGGCCTGATCGATCTGTTGCTCGACGCCGTGGGTTATGGCGCCAGCGTCGGGTTCATGGCCGACCTCGATGCGGTCCAGGCCCGGACCTATTTCGATGAAGTCCAGGCCAGTCTCAACCAGGGCCACCTGCTGTTGTGGGTTGTGGTCAAGGATGAACAGGTGCAGGCCAGCGTCCAGCTTGCCCTGTGCCAGAAGCCCAACGGCCGCAACCGCGCCGAGGTGCAAAAGCTGTTGGTCCGCGGCGAGGCCCGCCGCCGGGGCCTCGGCCAGCAGTTGATGAGCGCCCTGGAACTCGGCGCCCGCCAGCACAAGCGTGGCCTGTTGTACCTCGACACCGAGGCCGGCTCCGAGGCCGAGGCGTTCTACCGCGCCATGGGCTACATCCGCGTCGGTGAACTGCCCGACTACTGCCAGAGCCCGGACGGGACCTACACCCCGACCGCCATCTACTACAAGCTTTTGGGGCAACCACAATGA
- a CDS encoding GNAT family N-acetyltransferase → MTAHVRDAQPADLAAIRDIYNDAVLNTTAIWNEQAVDLGNRQAWFSARQTQGYPVLVAVDAEDNVLGYASFGDWRPFDGFRHTVEHSVYVRSDQRGNGLGPLLMAVLIERARSCDKHVMVAAIESGNAASIRLHERIGFVTTGQMPQVGTKFGRWLDLTFMQLVLNPGAPPPAIDKE, encoded by the coding sequence ATGACTGCCCATGTTCGTGACGCACAGCCCGCCGACCTGGCGGCGATCCGCGATATCTACAACGACGCCGTGCTCAACACCACGGCGATCTGGAACGAGCAGGCCGTGGACCTGGGCAACCGCCAGGCCTGGTTCAGCGCCCGGCAAACCCAGGGCTACCCGGTGCTCGTCGCCGTTGACGCCGAGGACAACGTGCTCGGCTACGCTTCCTTCGGCGACTGGCGGCCATTCGATGGCTTCCGCCATACCGTGGAGCATTCCGTGTACGTGCGCAGCGACCAGCGCGGCAACGGCCTTGGCCCGTTGCTGATGGCTGTCCTGATCGAGCGCGCCAGGTCCTGCGATAAACACGTCATGGTCGCGGCCATCGAGAGCGGCAACGCGGCCTCGATTCGCCTGCATGAGCGGATCGGTTTCGTCACCACCGGGCAGATGCCCCAGGTGGGCACCAAGTTCGGCCGTTGGCTGGACCTGACGTTCATGCAGTTGGTCCTCAACCCCGGGGCGCCACCGCCCGCCATCGACAAGGAGTGA
- the ureA gene encoding urease subunit gamma, giving the protein MDLTPREKDKLLIFTAGLVAERRLARGVKLNYPEAMAYISAALLEGARDGQTVAELMHYGTTLLSREQVMEGIPEMIPEIQVEATFPDGTKLVTVHQPIA; this is encoded by the coding sequence ATGGACCTGACCCCACGCGAAAAAGACAAGCTGTTGATCTTCACCGCCGGCCTCGTCGCCGAACGACGACTGGCCCGGGGCGTGAAACTCAACTACCCGGAGGCCATGGCCTACATTTCCGCCGCGCTGCTCGAAGGCGCCCGTGACGGCCAGACCGTGGCCGAGCTGATGCACTACGGCACCACGTTGCTGAGCCGCGAGCAGGTGATGGAAGGTATCCCGGAGATGATCCCGGAGATTCAGGTCGAAGCGACGTTTCCCGACGGCACCAAACTGGTCACCGTCCACCAGCCCATCGCCTGA
- a CDS encoding urease accessory protein UreD, whose translation MNLPVTSSALFTPSWHAELDLGYARFGDCTRPVQRRHKGPLRVQKHLYAEGPEVCQHIIVHPPGGIAGGDRLDISAHVGPGAWAQLTSPGAAKWYRAAGPAYQQLTLSVAPGATLEWLPQETIVFSAAQAELSTSIDLQGDARLFYWDMVALGRPASGERFDRGHFQSRLDIRRDGQLLWHERQRIVGGDGLLDSPIGLGGDPVFATLLVTGEIDSELLERCRSLGHAVRGDLTQLPGLLVARCLASEALLARGWLIELWRLLRPALLGREAVPPRIWST comes from the coding sequence ATGAATCTACCTGTTACGTCTTCAGCCCTGTTCACACCCAGCTGGCACGCCGAGCTGGACTTGGGCTATGCCCGCTTCGGCGATTGCACACGCCCGGTACAGCGCCGCCACAAGGGCCCGCTGCGGGTGCAGAAGCACTTGTACGCCGAAGGCCCCGAAGTGTGCCAGCACATCATCGTCCACCCGCCCGGCGGGATTGCCGGTGGGGATCGGCTGGACATCTCGGCCCACGTCGGCCCTGGCGCCTGGGCACAATTGACCAGCCCCGGCGCGGCCAAGTGGTACCGCGCCGCCGGCCCGGCGTACCAGCAACTGACGCTGAGCGTGGCCCCCGGCGCGACCCTGGAATGGCTGCCCCAGGAAACCATCGTCTTCAGCGCAGCCCAGGCCGAACTCAGCACAAGCATCGACCTGCAGGGCGATGCCCGATTGTTCTATTGGGACATGGTTGCCCTCGGCCGGCCGGCCAGTGGCGAGCGATTCGACCGGGGACACTTCCAGTCGCGGCTGGACATCCGCCGCGACGGCCAGTTGTTGTGGCATGAGCGCCAGCGCATCGTCGGTGGCGATGGACTGCTGGACTCGCCCATCGGCCTGGGCGGTGATCCGGTGTTCGCCACGTTGCTGGTGACCGGTGAGATCGACAGCGAGTTGCTGGAACGCTGCCGATCCCTGGGCCATGCCGTGCGCGGCGACCTGACCCAACTGCCCGGTTTGCTCGTGGCCCGTTGCCTGGCGAGCGAGGCGTTGCTGGCGCGGGGGTGGTTGATTGAGTTGTGGCGCTTGCTCAGGCCTGCATTGCTTGGAAGAGAGGCCGTGCCACCAAGAATCTGGAGCACCTGA
- the urtE gene encoding urea ABC transporter ATP-binding subunit UrtE, which yields MLQVQHLHQYYGGSHILRGLSFDVKVGEVTCLLGRNGVGKTTLLKCLMGLLPAKEGAVNWEGKAITTFKPHQRVHAGIAYVPQGREIFGRLTVEENLLMGLSRFPGSEAKEVPAFIYELFPVLLQMKQRRGGDLSGGQQQQLAIGRALASRPRLLILDEPTEGIQPSVIKEIGAVIKKLAARGDMAILLVEQFYDFAAELADQYLVMSRGEIVQQGRGENMEAEGVRGLVTI from the coding sequence ATGCTACAAGTCCAACACCTCCACCAATACTACGGCGGTAGCCACATCCTGCGCGGCCTGTCGTTCGACGTGAAGGTCGGCGAGGTGACGTGCCTGCTGGGTCGCAACGGCGTGGGCAAGACCACCCTGCTCAAATGCCTGATGGGCCTGCTGCCGGCCAAGGAAGGCGCGGTGAATTGGGAGGGCAAGGCCATCACTACCTTCAAGCCGCACCAACGGGTGCACGCCGGCATTGCCTACGTGCCCCAGGGCCGGGAGATTTTCGGCCGGCTGACGGTGGAAGAAAACCTGCTGATGGGGCTGTCGCGTTTCCCTGGTTCAGAAGCCAAGGAAGTGCCGGCTTTCATCTACGAACTGTTCCCGGTGCTGCTGCAGATGAAACAGCGCCGGGGCGGTGACCTGTCCGGCGGCCAGCAACAGCAGCTCGCCATTGGCCGGGCCCTGGCCAGCCGTCCCCGGTTGCTGATTCTCGATGAGCCCACCGAAGGCATCCAGCCGTCGGTGATCAAGGAAATCGGCGCGGTGATCAAGAAACTCGCGGCGCGGGGCGACATGGCGATTTTACTGGTGGAACAGTTCTACGACTTCGCCGCCGAGTTGGCCGATCAGTACCTGGTGATGTCCCGGGGCGAGATCGTGCAGCAGGGCCGCGGAGAAAATATGGAAGCCGAGGGTGTGCGCGGGCTGGTAACGATCTAG
- the urtD gene encoding urea ABC transporter ATP-binding protein UrtD encodes MRITPTADFMLEPILEPNKDQGSSRDAIGLGQAAGVGLNTRHGTILTLEDISVSFDGFKALNDLNLYIGVGELRCIIGPNGAGKTTLMDVITGKTRPSHGKAWFGETLDLTTMSEVEIAQAGIGRKFQKPTVFEALSVFENLELALKTDKSVWASLRAKLTGEQHDRISEVLETIRLTTSVNRAAGLLSHGQKQFLEIGMLLVQDPQLLLLDEPVAGMTDAETDFTAELFKSLAGKHSLMVVEHDMGFVGAIADHVTVLHQGSVLAEGSLEQVQADERVIEVYLGR; translated from the coding sequence ATGAGAATCACACCTACGGCGGACTTCATGCTCGAACCGATCCTTGAGCCCAACAAAGACCAAGGCAGCAGCCGCGACGCCATTGGCCTCGGCCAGGCCGCTGGCGTTGGCCTGAACACCCGCCACGGCACCATCCTGACCCTGGAAGACATCAGCGTCAGCTTCGATGGCTTCAAGGCGTTGAACGATCTGAACCTGTACATCGGCGTCGGCGAATTGCGCTGCATCATCGGCCCCAACGGTGCGGGCAAGACCACGTTGATGGATGTGATCACCGGCAAGACCCGTCCCAGCCACGGCAAGGCCTGGTTCGGCGAGACCCTCGACCTGACAACGATGAGCGAAGTGGAAATCGCCCAGGCCGGCATCGGTCGCAAGTTCCAGAAGCCGACGGTGTTCGAAGCCCTGAGCGTGTTCGAGAACCTGGAGCTGGCGCTCAAGACCGACAAATCGGTGTGGGCCAGCCTGCGGGCGAAACTGACCGGCGAGCAGCACGACCGCATCAGCGAAGTGCTCGAGACAATCCGCCTCACCACCTCCGTCAACCGCGCCGCCGGGCTGTTGTCCCACGGCCAGAAACAGTTCCTGGAGATCGGCATGCTGCTGGTGCAGGACCCGCAACTGTTACTGCTCGACGAGCCGGTGGCGGGCATGACCGACGCCGAGACCGACTTCACCGCCGAGCTGTTCAAGTCCTTGGCGGGTAAGCATTCGCTGATGGTGGTGGAGCACGACATGGGCTTCGTCGGCGCGATCGCCGACCACGTCACCGTGCTGCACCAGGGCAGCGTGCTGGCCGAAGGGTCGCTGGAACAGGTGCAGGCCGATGAGCGGGTGATCGAGGTGTATTTGGGTCGATAA